One region of Phycisphaerales bacterium genomic DNA includes:
- a CDS encoding DEAD/DEAH box helicase family protein — MQKRRGKVSSRKAGKRAAKRSKAVRSPARSKARAKAKEKTAAKHAHRKKTTKPLSSRRTAAKPATAVPTKQAPVAAPTHNETDGTPAMKLHFEPDLPYQLSAIEAVCDLFRGQEVCRSEFTVTTNSRNTQGRLGFAESELGIGNKLTLLDDELLKNLNDVQLRNGLAPSRTLESGDFTVEMETGTGKTYVYLRTIFELNKRYGFTKFVIVVPSVAIKEGVYKNLQITEEHFRSLYAGVPIDYFQYDSTDLGDVRTFATSDHLQVMVVTVGAINKKDVNNLYKPSEKTDDYRPLDLIKATRPIIIVDEPQSVDGGLEGRGKAALDAMNPLCTLRYSATHADKHNMVYRLDAVDAYTEKLVKQIEVAAGTIEDAHNRPYVRVVDMGNKRGQVFAKLEIDVQGLHGVSREERVVYGGEKLEQETRRAVYADIRVGEIRVAKGKEFVELQVPNGEHFLKKGAVWGGVSTEGVQREMIRRTIKEHLDKEKRLRPLGIKVLSLFFIDSVEKYRKYDKDGNPEKGEYARVFEEEYARLARHPDYKTLFNEVDLSKQAAEVHNGYFSIDKNKRWTETTESNEGGREAAERAYNLIMKEKEKLLSLDTPLKFIFSHSALREGWDNPNVFQICTLRDIQTERERRQTIGRGLRICVNQKGERVRGFDVNTLTVIATERYEEFAEKLQKEIEQDTGIRFGIVEQHQFAGIATVDGQGTRKPLGYEQSKVLWEHLRAKGYVNAQGKVQDALKTALKEKTLDLPPEFEAQKDQVAEVLRKLSGRLEIKNADERRPVKLNKQVYAGDDFKALWDRIKHKTTYRVEFDNEELIKKCIQALRDAPPIPRARLQWRKADVAIGRGGVDTTETESSPTITLDESDIELPDILTELQDRTRLTRRTICRVLIESGRLDDFRKNPQQFIEHAGEAINRCKRMVLVDGIKYQKLGDTEVYAQELFEQEELTGYLKSMMDARKAVYEQVVYDSESIEKKFATELENNTAVKVYAKLPGWFRVPTPLGDYNPDWAVLVEEDGRERLYFVVETKPSLYDDVLRGTEGGKIACGREHFKALSEAGHSAKFIRATSLDEVLNHQEPLTAGAQ; from the coding sequence ATGCAGAAGCGCCGTGGCAAGGTCTCCAGCAGGAAGGCGGGCAAACGGGCCGCGAAGCGGTCCAAGGCTGTCCGCAGCCCGGCACGGTCCAAGGCCCGGGCGAAGGCCAAGGAGAAGACGGCGGCGAAGCATGCCCACCGGAAGAAAACCACGAAGCCGCTCTCATCCCGCCGCACCGCGGCCAAGCCTGCAACGGCGGTCCCGACCAAGCAAGCACCGGTAGCCGCGCCCACCCACAACGAGACCGACGGAACCCCCGCGATGAAGCTGCACTTCGAGCCCGACCTGCCCTACCAACTCTCCGCTATCGAGGCCGTGTGCGACCTCTTCCGCGGCCAGGAGGTCTGTCGCTCCGAGTTCACAGTCACGACCAATAGCAGGAATACGCAGGGGCGGCTCGGGTTCGCCGAGTCTGAGCTTGGAATCGGGAACAAGCTCACCCTCCTTGATGATGAGCTGCTGAAAAACCTCAACGACGTGCAGCTCCGAAACGGACTTGCGCCCTCAAGGACCCTTGAATCTGGCGACTTCACTGTCGAGATGGAAACGGGCACGGGCAAGACCTACGTCTACCTGCGCACGATCTTCGAGCTGAACAAGCGGTACGGCTTCACCAAGTTCGTGATCGTCGTCCCTTCCGTGGCCATCAAGGAGGGCGTCTACAAGAACCTCCAGATCACCGAGGAACATTTCAGGTCGCTGTATGCAGGCGTCCCGATCGACTACTTCCAGTACGACTCGACTGATTTGGGCGACGTACGCACGTTTGCGACGAGTGACCACCTGCAGGTGATGGTGGTCACGGTGGGTGCGATCAACAAGAAGGACGTCAACAACCTCTACAAGCCGAGCGAGAAAACCGACGACTACCGGCCGCTGGACCTGATCAAGGCCACACGCCCCATCATCATCGTTGACGAGCCGCAATCGGTTGACGGTGGCCTCGAGGGGCGGGGTAAGGCGGCGCTCGATGCCATGAACCCGCTTTGCACGCTGCGCTACTCCGCGACGCACGCAGACAAGCACAACATGGTGTACAGACTCGACGCCGTCGACGCCTACACCGAAAAGCTTGTCAAGCAGATCGAGGTGGCGGCGGGCACGATCGAGGACGCCCACAACCGCCCCTACGTCCGCGTCGTGGACATGGGGAACAAGCGCGGTCAGGTGTTCGCCAAGCTGGAGATCGACGTGCAGGGGCTCCACGGCGTCAGCCGCGAGGAGCGGGTGGTCTACGGCGGCGAGAAGCTGGAGCAGGAGACCCGCCGCGCCGTCTACGCGGACATCCGCGTCGGCGAGATCCGGGTCGCCAAGGGCAAGGAGTTCGTCGAGCTCCAGGTCCCCAACGGCGAGCACTTCCTCAAGAAGGGTGCTGTGTGGGGCGGGGTCAGCACCGAGGGCGTGCAGCGTGAGATGATCCGCCGCACCATCAAGGAGCACCTGGACAAGGAGAAGCGGCTGCGGCCGCTGGGGATCAAGGTGCTCAGCCTCTTCTTCATCGACTCGGTGGAGAAGTACCGCAAGTACGACAAGGACGGCAATCCAGAGAAGGGCGAGTACGCCAGGGTGTTCGAGGAGGAGTACGCCCGCCTCGCCCGGCACCCCGACTACAAGACGCTGTTCAACGAGGTGGACCTCAGCAAGCAGGCCGCCGAGGTCCACAACGGGTACTTCTCGATCGACAAGAACAAACGCTGGACCGAGACCACAGAGAGCAACGAGGGCGGACGCGAGGCCGCGGAGCGCGCGTACAACCTGATCATGAAGGAGAAGGAGAAGCTGCTGAGCCTGGACACGCCGCTCAAGTTCATCTTCTCCCACTCGGCCCTGCGCGAGGGCTGGGACAACCCCAACGTGTTCCAGATCTGCACGCTGCGGGACATCCAGACCGAGCGGGAGCGGCGGCAGACCATCGGGCGCGGACTTCGCATCTGCGTGAACCAGAAGGGCGAGCGCGTCCGCGGCTTCGACGTGAACACTCTGACGGTGATCGCGACCGAGCGGTACGAGGAGTTCGCCGAGAAGCTGCAGAAGGAGATCGAGCAGGACACCGGCATCCGCTTCGGTATCGTGGAGCAGCACCAGTTCGCGGGCATCGCCACCGTGGACGGGCAGGGCACGCGCAAGCCGCTGGGGTACGAGCAGTCCAAGGTGCTGTGGGAGCACCTCCGGGCCAAGGGCTACGTCAACGCCCAGGGCAAGGTGCAGGACGCCCTCAAGACCGCCCTCAAGGAGAAGACCCTCGACCTGCCGCCCGAGTTTGAGGCTCAGAAGGACCAGGTGGCGGAGGTGCTGCGGAAGCTGTCGGGCCGCCTGGAGATCAAGAACGCCGACGAGCGCCGCCCCGTCAAGCTCAACAAGCAGGTCTACGCGGGCGATGACTTCAAGGCCCTGTGGGACCGCATCAAGCACAAGACCACCTACCGCGTCGAGTTCGACAACGAGGAGCTGATCAAAAAGTGCATCCAGGCGCTCAGGGACGCCCCGCCCATCCCGCGGGCGCGGCTCCAGTGGCGCAAGGCCGACGTGGCCATCGGCCGCGGCGGCGTGGACACCACCGAGACCGAGAGCTCGCCCACGATCACGCTGGACGAGAGCGACATCGAGCTGCCCGACATCCTGACCGAGCTCCAGGACCGCACCCGCCTGACCCGCCGCACCATCTGCCGCGTTCTCATCGAGAGCGGGCGGCTGGACGACTTCCGCAAAAACCCCCAGCAGTTCATCGAGCACGCAGGCGAGGCTATCAACCGCTGCAAGCGGATGGTGCTCGTGGACGGTATCAAGTACCAGAAGCTGGGCGACACCGAGGTCTACGCCCAGGAGCTCTTCGAGCAGGAGGAGCTGACCGGGTACCTCAAGAGCATGATGGACGCTCGCAAGGCCGTGTACGAGCAGGTGGTGTACGACTCAGAGTCGATCGAGAAGAAGTTCGCCACCGAGCTCGAGAACAACACGGCTGTGAAGGTGTACGCCAAGCTCCCCGGCTGGTTCCGCGTGCCCACGCCCCTGGGCGACTACAACCCGGACTGGGCCGTCCTCGTCGAGGAGGACGGCCGCGAGCGGCTGTACTTCGTGGTGGAAACCAAGCCGTCCCTGTACGACGATGTGCTCCGGGGTACGGAAGGGGGCAAGATCGCCTGCGGCCGGGAGCACTTCAAGGCCCTCAGCGAGGCGGGCCACTCTGCGAAGTTCATTCGTGCGACCTCTCTCGATGAGGTACTGAACCACCAAGAGCCGCTCACGGCGGGTGCACAATGA